In Daphnia pulicaria isolate SC F1-1A chromosome 5, SC_F0-13Bv2, whole genome shotgun sequence, a single genomic region encodes these proteins:
- the LOC124341299 gene encoding uncharacterized protein LOC124341299: MTARMDSRQTRFQVKGVVFYPTANFERYKRRPQFQTLHLFTATSVLYKHYPNMKFLIISIFLACASAQWVAPYYSQWSPYNPQFTNDLLSKSVDLNKDGQPDVPVYTAAPALLPNYYPYAGLNYRAGFPYTYGAPFTYPFVQAAAAPAAEVKSTRSKRQVAVLPHNPAEFLNDFRYKSVDLNQDGQPDNAVYTAPVAPIAPARFVTPYPGFTGYYPQTYPFFNGFY; encoded by the exons ATGACTGCTCGCATGGACTCTCGTCAAACGAGATTTCAAG TAAAGGGTGTAGTCTTTTACCCAACGGCTAATTTTGAACGATATAAAAGAAGACCCCAATTTCAAACTCTTCACTTGTTCACTGCAACGTCTGTCCTCTACAAGCATTATCCCAACATGAAATTCTTG ATCATCAGCATCTTCTTGGCTTGCGCCTCTGCCCAATGGGTCGCCCCATATTACAGCCAATGGTCCCCATACAATCCTCAGTTTACCAATGACTTGTTGTCGAAGAGCGTTGACTTGAACAAGGACGGCCAACCCGATGTCCCCGTCTACACCGCAGCCCCCGCTCTTTTGCCCAACTACTACCCCTACGCCGGTCTGAACTACCGCGCTGGATTCCCCTACACTTACGGCGCTCCTTTCACCTACCCCTTCGTCCAGGCTGCCGCTGCTCCCGCCGCTGAGGTCAAGTCCACCCGCAGCAAACGTCAAGTTGCCGTCCTTCCCCACAACCCAGCTGAATTCCTCAACGATTTCCGTTACAAAAGCGTTGACTTGAACCAGGACGGCCAGCCCGACAACGCCGTTTACACTGCCCCAGTTGCTCCCATCGCTCCTGCCCGATTCGTCACTCCTTACCCTGGATTCACTGGTTACTACCCTCAAACTTACCCATTCTTCAACGGATTCTATTAA